From Halobacteriovorax sp. HLS, the proteins below share one genomic window:
- a CDS encoding RDD family protein has translation MWNEKRKVSHLVKKEAPSNDAILKDRAYAFFTDIFLISIITRAVLLTYSNFIRTFFFQMEYTAQRSIQSKIIETNLLSFCVVFWGYFLLSYYLSEGKTPGKIIFHLKVQHPHSHNEQLTLKECFMRTLGYFLTLPSFFTLLSIAYIRKDRKGLPDLLSNTFVINTIEEKIIESLEDETSVAKVTTLFPEDPISKDIDKKAS, from the coding sequence ATGTGGAATGAAAAAAGAAAGGTATCACATTTAGTAAAAAAAGAAGCTCCAAGTAATGATGCTATCTTAAAAGATAGAGCATATGCCTTTTTTACGGATATATTTCTTATCTCTATCATTACAAGAGCAGTTCTTCTCACCTATAGTAATTTCATTAGAACATTTTTCTTTCAAATGGAATATACGGCCCAAAGAAGTATACAAAGTAAAATCATTGAAACTAATCTCCTTAGTTTCTGCGTGGTATTTTGGGGTTATTTTTTACTTTCCTATTATCTTTCGGAAGGAAAAACTCCTGGAAAGATAATTTTTCATTTAAAAGTTCAACATCCACACTCGCATAATGAACAACTCACTCTTAAAGAATGTTTTATGAGAACTCTTGGATATTTCCTAACATTACCAAGTTTTTTCACATTACTATCAATTGCATATATAAGAAAAGATCGAAAAGGCCTACCAGACTTACTTTCTAATACGTTTGTTATTAATACGATTGAAGAGAAAATAATTGAGTCTCTTGAGGATGAAACTTCTGTGGCCAAAGTAACTACTCTCTTTCCAGAAGACCCTATTTCGAAAGATATAGACAAGAAAGCTTCTTAA
- a CDS encoding murein L,D-transpeptidase catalytic domain-containing protein, translated as MKILIIILSFYSSLSLAAINIHLDSYSDILEHFVASEVPRKPLQHALDFYFENQDILTNKRYITIGDYSQNSREKRLYILDLETGELQREYLAHGSGRNRVGRPVGDKDHDGILNKCKHSKFSKFMRLVKHRRFGMTRPGFMRVDETYYSKKFDYGSMPGHNSIFLTGLSHSSKDVRKHSVVFHEASYVKNESVIQGRTLGCPAIPVGRMKFVLPKISGGSLYYSYVPQCN; from the coding sequence ATGAAAATACTTATTATCATCTTATCTTTTTACAGTTCTCTGAGCTTAGCAGCAATCAATATTCATCTAGACTCTTATAGTGACATTCTTGAGCATTTTGTAGCTAGTGAAGTACCTAGAAAACCACTTCAGCATGCGCTAGACTTCTATTTTGAAAATCAAGATATTTTAACTAATAAACGCTATATTACTATTGGTGACTACTCACAGAACTCAAGAGAAAAAAGACTTTATATTTTAGACTTAGAAACTGGTGAGTTACAAAGAGAGTACCTCGCTCATGGAAGTGGGAGAAATAGAGTGGGAAGACCTGTCGGCGATAAAGATCACGATGGTATTCTTAATAAATGTAAACATTCAAAGTTTTCTAAGTTTATGAGATTGGTTAAGCATAGAAGATTTGGAATGACACGCCCAGGATTTATGAGAGTTGACGAAACTTATTATTCAAAAAAATTCGACTATGGATCAATGCCTGGACATAACTCAATTTTCTTAACAGGTCTATCTCATTCATCTAAGGATGTGAGAAAACATAGCGTGGTTTTTCATGAAGCTAGTTATGTAAAAAATGAATCTGTAATTCAGGGAAGAACTCTTGGCTGTCCTGCAATTCCAGTAGGAAGAATGAAGTTCGTTCTTCCGAAAATAAGCGGTGGAAGCTTGTATTATTCTTATGTACCTCAATGTAATTAA